Part of the Virgibacillus natechei genome is shown below.
AATTCCGAGTTTGTTAACCAATTCATTAGCTGCAGAATAATCTGGTCCGTCTCCAACCAAAAGCAGTTTGCTATTGATCTGTTTGTTAATCATATAAAAGGTTTGGATAACGTCTTCTGTGCGTTTTACTTTCCGAAAATTAGATATATGAATGATTACTTTTTCATCTGGGTTAATGCCATATTGCTGTTTAATGAAAGGCATTTCTTTTTTGAAATATTCCTGTTCGTTTACAAAATTATATATAACAGAAATGTCTTTATTAACTTCCAGCCTATCTTTTGTTTGGTTTACTAAACTTTTGGAAACAGCAGTTACTGCATCAGATTGTTCTATACCATACTTAATCATCTTTTTAAACGTATGATCAATTCCTAACACAGTAATATCCGTTCCATGCAATGTAGTTACAATTTTAACATCATGTTCTGCGATATCTCTTGCTAATATAGCAGAAATAGCATGTGGCATGGCATAATGAACATGAAGTATATCAAGCTTCTCACGGTCAATTACTTCCGCCATTTTTGAAGCCAATGCAAGGTCATATGGTGGATGTTGAAAGACTGGATAATGGTTCAGTTCTACCTCATGAAAATAAATTTTGGGATAAATCTGATTTAACCGAAAAGGTAAACTGGATGTAATAAAGTGTATTTCGTTTCCCTGTTCTGCCAGGAGCATACCAAGTTCTGTAGCAATAACGCCCGAACCACCAACAGTAGGGTAGCATGTGATTCCTATTTTCTTCATAAACAGTTTCCTTTTTCTTTGTGACTTCAAGCCTTACAAGATATTTTCCAATCCATAGACGAGCTCCTCTAAATTTTGAACTTCTTTTATTGAAAGTTTAATTCCTTCCATAAACGAATCTCGATTATAAGAATCATGTTTAATCGATAAAGTTTGGCCAGGACTACCAAACAACACTTCTTGATGTGCAACAAGTCCAGGCAGTCGTACACTGTGAATTTTCATTCCATCAAAATCAGCTCCCCTCGCGCCTGGTAAGACTTCCTTTTCATTTGGATGTCCTTGTTTTTTGGAAGTTCTTCTATCTTTAATAAGTTCCGCTGTTTTAATCGCAGAACCTGAAGGAGCATCTAATTTATTATCATGATGCTTTTCAATAATATCAACGTCTGAAAAGTATTTCGCAGCCATTTTAGAGAATTTCATCATAAGGACTG
Proteins encoded:
- the bshA gene encoding N-acetyl-alpha-D-glucosaminyl L-malate synthase BshA: MKKIGITCYPTVGGSGVIATELGMLLAEQGNEIHFITSSLPFRLNQIYPKIYFHEVELNHYPVFQHPPYDLALASKMAEVIDREKLDILHVHYAMPHAISAILARDIAEHDVKIVTTLHGTDITVLGIDHTFKKMIKYGIEQSDAVTAVSKSLVNQTKDRLEVNKDISVIYNFVNEQEYFKKEMPFIKQQYGINPDEKVIIHISNFRKVKRTEDVIQTFYMINKQINSKLLLVGDGPDYSAANELVNKLGIANRVLFLGKQKNISDLLSIADLKLLLSEKESFGLVLLEAMACEVPCIGTNVGGIPEVITHNETGYIVELGDRNKAAKYAVHLLSDADLLRKFSRNALAHAENYFHSEKIVNQYSTLYDKVLMNQN
- the dapB gene encoding 4-hydroxy-tetrahydrodipicolinate reductase; translated protein: MNTKIVVAGPRGKMGAEAIKMITNEPDFQLVACIDRKTAENGVDAHSHLNVPSFEDAEECFTEIETDIFVDLTVPDVGYVHTKAALEQNIRPVIGTTGFTDEQLNELSTLAWEKKIGCIIAPNFAIGAVLMMKFSKMAAKYFSDVDIIEKHHDNKLDAPSGSAIKTAELIKDRRTSKKQGHPNEKEVLPGARGADFDGMKIHSVRLPGLVAHQEVLFGSPGQTLSIKHDSYNRDSFMEGIKLSIKEVQNLEELVYGLENIL